TAGCCATATATTTTGTAAGCATTTCTACACCGGCCTTGACAGATCCGTAAATAGATGATCCAGGTGTTGCAAATCTGGCTAATCCTGAGGAAATATTAACAATTCCGCCTCCGTCATTGATGAAGGGAAGAAATTTCTGGGTTAAGAAAAACACTCCTTTAAAATGAATGTCTACAACATCATCCAGCTGTTCTTCTGTAACTTCTGTAATAGGCGAATATAAGGCTGTTCCCGCATTATTAATAAGATAATCAATATGAGTACTTCCCGTATTCTGCTGTAAATGATCTGTCACTTCTTTTACAAAGGGATCAAAGTTCTTAATGTCTTTTGTATCCAACTGAAAGGCTGCAGCATTTCTTCCTATAGCCCTTATTTCATTGACTACCGCTTCTGCTTCATCTTTATTGCTTCTGTAAGTGATGATGACATCTAATCCTTTTTGAGCGATTTTAAGGGCAGAATTTTTCCCCAATCCACGGCTTCCTCCGGTTACCAATGCGATTTTTGTTTTTGTGTTCATTTTATTTTGATTATTTTGATGGTACAAAGTTGAGGGTTTTTGAGAATACAATATTTGCTTGAATCAATCTGAAATTTGCAAAATTCAAATCATGACCGAAATTCTAAAGGAGTAAAAGAGGTTTTCCTTTTAAAGAAGTTTGAAAAATGGGCTATTTCTTCAAAGCCTAAGGCATAAGATATTTCAGAAACATTCCATTTCGTTTGTCTTAAAAGAATTTTTGCCTCCTGAATGATCCGGTCAGAGATTAGCTCTGTAGTGGTTTTCCCTGTATTATCTTTTAGTTTTTTATTTAAATAATTAACATGTACGGCCAGTCTGTCTGCATAATCCTTTGCTGTTTTCAACTGCAGTCTCTGTTCTGAAGATTCAATAGGGAACTGTCTTTCCAGTAACTCTATAAACAGAGAAACAACTCTCATTGAAGCGTCATTTAATGCAGATATTTTGGTCGCCGGCTGTAGTTTTTGTCCGTAGTGAATCAATTCCAGCACATAATTTCTGATCAGGTCATATTTAAAGATATAATCCGAACTGATTTCTTTTTTTATTTTCTTAAAGAGATATTCTATTTCTTCTGCCAGCTCATCGTCAATTTCGAATACAGGAACTCCACCAGGCTGGAATATAGGCAGATCTTCAAGATTATAATAGGATTTATCTTTGATAAAGAAATCTTCCGTAAATACACAGAAACTTCCAGACTGCTCAGGATCTTCAGGGATCCAGTGGTAAGGAACTTTAGGAGTGGCAAATAACAGGGCATTCTGTCGTATAGAAATTACCTTGTCTGCATATTCTGCTCTGTTCTTCCCTTTGATAAAACTTATTTTATAATATCTCCTTCTATTATAGGGCATTTCAGAAGTAGATTTTGCTTTTTCTATGGTCTGGGCAATATCAAATACATTGAAATGACCAATATCTTTATGAAGACCCTTGGGAAAAATACTTTCCAGATCCTGGCCTAATTTTGAAGCCATTTCTCTATAGAAATCTTCCAGTGAAGTATGGGCTATTTTTTCCATAACATTGGGTTTGTAAAATTCAAATATACAAAGTTACAGAATAGGTTTGTTCTTAATTTTACCAAATTGCTTTAAACGCACCTATTTCAGTCAATCATTTACAATTCCGTACAAACCAATTCTTATTTTTCTAAATACAGTGATATACTTCATTTATTTTTCTTACATTCGCAATACTAACTTACTAAAAATCAAACTATATGAAAAATCAAAATTTAACAAAGGGAAAAAAATTAAACAAGAAGGAATTAAAATTTATTCAGGGAGGGATGATGGACTGCATGCAGCCTACGATATGCACAGATCCTCCATGCGAGGTTTATCCACCTGATGATGTAAGAAACTGCACCACAATATCCAGTGGCTGTGCTCAAAAAATATGCAGACCATAATCTGAAAAATCTTATTTAACCAAAAATCAAATAGCATGAAAAATCAAAACCTAAACCACGGAAAAAAACTGAATAAAAAACAATTAAGAATTATCACCGGCGGAAAAGAAATGTGCCTGCTAAGTAATCTGACCTGTAAGAGATTTTCTTTGGCCTGCGCAGAACCGCAGTGCCAGCCTACTATTGAGCTGCAATAGCAGCTAATATACAAAAATACAAATGCTTCCGCTCATCCGGAAGCATTTGTTATGTTCATTAAAAACTAATTCATTTAAATTTTAAACTATGAAAAATCATCATTTCTACAAAGGGAAAAAACTAAGTAAAAAAGAGCTGAGAACAATAGCTGGTGGATTAAAAAAATGTTTTTACGCAGGGGGTTGTCTTAGAATTAGCGAAGACTGTGCGGAACCGCAATGTAATATATTGCATGATCCCGCGTAACCTTAACTATAAAAAGTACTACCAGCTCCTGAATGCAAAAAGCGCCCCCAAATTCATGGAAGCGCTTTTTTATTACAAACTAACTTTAATATTTTTCTCTTTTATACATTGAATCTAAAGTGCATGATGTCACCATCCTGAACGATATATTCTTTACCTTCAACAGAAAGTTTTCCGGCTTCTTTTATTTTTACCTCAGAACCGTAATGAAGATAATCTTCGTATTTAATTACTTCTGCACGGATGAAACCTTTTTCAAAGTCTGTGTGAATCACTCCGGCAGCCTGTGGAGCTGTCCATCCCTGTCCAATAGTCCATGCTCTTACTTCTTTTACTCCAGCGGTAAAATAAGTCTGAAGTTTTAAAAGATCATAAGCTTTTCTGATCAGACGGTTTACTCCTGGCTCCTTAAGACCTAACTCTTCAAGGAATATTTCTCTTTCTTCAAAGGTTTCCAATTCGTTGATATCTGCTTCAATCTGAGCAGCTAATACTACAACTTCAGCACCTTCATTTTGAGCCATTTCTTCAATCTTCCCAATCCAGTCGTTCCCGTTTTTAATAGAATTCTCATCTACATTACAAACGTAAAGTACCGGTTTATTGGTTAAAAGCTGAACTTCTCCAATGATTGATTTTGTAAAATCATCAGTAGCAAATTCTCTTGCATTTTTACCGTCTTCAAGGAATTTCTGTAAATTCTGAAGTGTTTCGAAAGTAAGAATATCTTCTTTCTTCCCAGATTTGATAAACTTCTTAGCTTTTTCTACTGCTTTCCCTACTGTTTCAAGGTCTTTCAGCTGCAATTCAATATCAATGATTTCTTTATCTCTTAAAGGATCTACTGAACCTTCAACGTGAATAATATTTCCATTATCAAAACATCTTAAAACGTGTACAATTGCCTCACACTCACGGATGTTTGCCAAGAACTGGTTCCCCAATCCTTCTCCTTTGCTGGCTCCTTTTACAAGACCTGCAATATCAACGATTTCAACTACAGCAGGCAAAACTCTTTCAGGTTTTACTATTTTCTCCAGTTCAAACAGTCTTTCATCCGGTACTGAAACCGTCCCTAAGTTGGGTTCAATAGTACAGAAAGGATAGTTTGCTGACTGAGCTTTTGCGTTGCTCAGACAGTTAAAAAGTGTTGATTTACCTACATTCGGCAGGCCTACGATTCCACATTTCATATTGTAAAATTCAAAGTTTAAGGTTTAGGGTTTAAAGTTCAATGTCTAGGGGTTAAAGTTTTTATTTCTTTTAACGCTTTCTGGTTGAACCTTTAACTTTCAGCGTGCAAAGATAGTGTTTTTTAGGGTAGTTTCATAATAAAAAAAATCTGCCATTATTATGACAGATTTTCAAACAGTTCGTGTTCTACTGGCTTATTTATGGGTTGCTTCCGGTAGCTTGCTGAGCCAGCGGAACGTCATTTGGAGTTGACTGTAATGTTTTATCTAAAGTAAATAATGATTCATCAGTTGCTCTATCTCCTCCTGCAATTTTTAATTTGTCAATCAAACTCTGCGCTAAAGTTTCTTCTTCAATTTGTTCCTGTACAAACCATTGCATAAAGTTCCAGGTTGCCCAGTCCTTTTCTTCCATAGAAAGGTCCACAATTTTGTAGATGGCTGTAGTATTGTCTACTTCATGTTTAAAAACACCGTCAAAACAGGCAGTAAGTGTTTTCGGATCTGCAGGAGGGGCAGGTATTGCATTAACTTTTGGCTTTCCACCTCTGTTCAAAATATATTCCATGAACTTGATGGAGTGATTTCTTTCTTCCTGAGCATGGCGGTAAAGAAAGTTGGCAATTCCCTGATAGCCTTTGTCATCGGCCCAAATTCCATAGGATAAAAAAATATGTGATGCATGAATTTCCTTGTTCATCTGATCGCTAAGCGCTTTTTCTATGCTTGTGGAAAGTCTTTTGGTATTCATAATGTTAAATTTTGGTGATTATAGCATTGATCATGCAAAAATGATTCCGATACCATTTTATTTTTTGACAAAAACATTCACAAATACATTATACATTACTGAAAAACAATATTTTAAGTTTATAATTTATAGTTATTCTAAAATATAAATTAGCGATCAGAACTTGACTTCAGAGCAACGAGAGTGTTTCATTTCATTATAAACTACATATTTTTAAGGGTAACCAAATGTTTTATAATAGTAATATTAATATAAAGATTTTATTAAAAGAAAATCCCGGCTCTCCAGGAACCGGGTATATTGTTGAGATGAAATTATTTTCAGAATGACAAATACCTTATTTGATCTTTCTGGCTGTATAATCGCTTTCGTTTCCTAATCTGTCAATCGCTTTAATAGCCACCGCATTCAGCTTTTTGCCGTCTTTAAATTTGGGAATATCTTTTGAAAGGTTATCAAGTGTCAGGATCTCTGTCTGCCATACACCATTATACTGTGTGAAAAGTACCCACTGGAAAACATCTGCTGCATTTTTTATACTCCAGTTTGTCTGTGCAAAGCTTCCATTGTCTGTAATAAACAGTGTAGGAGTCTGCAATGGAACCGTTTTTATCCATGGAGACTTCGGAATCAAGGCTTTCTCATTATAGGGACCGTTTTTCAGAGCAGGAAGCATATTTGGGTTCTTTGTAAGTCCGGCAATACTCCAGTGGATTTCGCCGGCATCATTTTTAAGTATCTTTCTTGAAACCTCAATTTGATTTTTAATTTCTGAAGGGCGGTCTGACACTTTGATTTCAACCGTATTTAATCCGGGCCATAAATGGCGGTTCATCGTATTTTCAGACTGCCACCAGCTTAGTAAAGCTTCAAAATTTTGTCCCTTAGAATCAATCGGCCAATAGAGCTGGGGAGAAAAGTAATCTACCCATCCTTTATTCAGCCATAATTTGGCGTCTGCATACAACTCGTCATATTGTGAAGAGCCTACAACTCCTGCCGGATACCCCGGTTTCCAGATTCCGAAAGGGCTGATCCCAAATTTCACATTATTTTTTTCTGCATGAATTTCTTTATAGATCCTTTCTACAAATTTATTAACGTTATCTCTTCTCCAGTCTGCCCTGGATAATGTTCCCCCACTACCTACGTAGGCATTCCAGGTTGCATTGTCCGGAAAATCTGCTCCTTTATTGTATGCGGCATAGGGATAGAAATAATCATCAAAATGAACAGCATCAATATCATATCTTTTCACAATGTCTTTTACCACGTTGGAGACATGACCTTGTGTTTTCGGGTTAGCAGGATCAAACCAGTACATTCCGTTCTTAAGTCTTACGACAATATCGGAAAGCTTATTAGCCATAGAGAGCTTATTTACGGAGCCTCCATTGGTATGATGGGCACGGTAAGGATTCAGCCAGACATGAAGCTCCAATCCTCTTTTGTGAGCTTCTTCTATCCAAAACTGAAGGGGATCATAGTTTGGAGAAGGTGCTGCTCCAGTTTCACCGGTCAGGAAATAAGACCACGGCTCAATATTACTCGTATACAAAGCATCTGCCGAGGGTCTGATCTGGAAGATCGCTGCATTGAAATTATTATTTTTCAATATATCAAGCATATTGACTGCTTCCGCTTTCTGTTGTTCTACGGTAAGATCATTTCTTGACGGCCAGTTGATATTAGCCACGCTTGCGATCCATGCTCCACGGAATTCTCTTTTTATTTCCGGAAGATTAGTCCTGAAAGTATCTTCTGCGGGTGGCATAACAGGTTTTGTGGTTGCAACAGGTGGTTTGGGGGCTGATATATTGTTATTGGACTTTGTCGTACTTTTTGAAGGAGTATTAGCTTTTACTGCATTATTCTGAGTAGAACAAGCTGTAAAAGACGCTAAAACCCCTGATAAAACGATTAACTTTAGTGTATTCATTTTCATAGTCTGCAAAACTACATTAAATTATTTTTTTTGATTTTAAAAATTACGATAATAAAATGAATTATTTTACTTAAATCAATTTATGTAATAAATATTTTTAATTCAAAGCACATAAATTGTTTTTATAATTTCACTATTTCGGGGTATCCAAGAATAAAAGGATTATATTCTAAATTAATCTATATTAACCTGCACTATAAATTGCGGCTAAAACTATTTTACGAACCTAAATATTGAAAGCAGGCTAGATGCACTGTTATTAAGTATCATCAAAAAATAAAAGCCCCGAAAACTCGGGGCTTTATTGATATCTAAGAATTTCAGATTAAGCTTTCGCTCCTCTTTCTACTCTTTTTCTTTCTTCTTCAGAAAGTAATTTCTTTCTCATACGGATGAAGTTTGGAGTTACCTCGATTGCTTCATCAGCCTGGATATATTCCATACATTCTTCAAGAGAGAATAAGATTTTTGGTGCAACACCTGTATCTTTATCTTTTCCAGAAGCTCTCATGTTATTCAACTGTTTTGCTTCAACGATGTTTACCACCAAGTCACCTGGCTTATTTTGCTCACCGATAACCATACCTGCATAGATCTCTTCACCCGGGTCTACGAAGAATTTACCTCTATCCTGTAATTTAGCGATAGAATATTCTGTAGCAGGACCTTGAGTTTTGCTGATCAATACACCGTTGTTTCTTCCAGGAATAGCACCTTTGAAAGGCTTGTATTCTGTGAAACGGTGTGCCATGATAGCCTCACCTGCTGTAGCTGTTAACATCTGAGAACGTAATCCGATCAAACCTCTTGAAGGAATTTCGAATTCCATGTGCTGCATTTCACCTTTAGTTTCCATAATGTGAAGATCACCTTTTCTCTGAGTTGCCAGGTCGATAACTCTTGAAGCATATTCTTCAGGAACGTCAACAACTAAAGATTCATAAGGCTCACATTTCTCACCATCGATTTCTCTTAAGATTACCTGTGGCTGCCCGATCGTCATTTCATATCCTTCTCTTCTCATTGTTTCAATTAAAACAGACAAGTGAAGAATACCTCTACCGAAAACAAGGAAAGTGTTGGCATCATCAGTCTGCTGAACTCTTAATGCTAAGTTTTTCTCTAATTCTTTGTATAGTCTTTCTTTCAGGTGATTTGAAGTAACATATTTACCATCTTTACCAAAGAAAGGTGAATTGTTGATAGAGAACGTCATGTTCAACGTAGGCTCATCAATTGCAGTTCTTTCCAATGGCTCAGGATTTTCAAGATCTACGAAAGAATCTCCAATCTGGAAAGCATCAAAACCTACTACAGCACAGATATCTCCTGCCTGTACTTCCGTTACTTTTTTCTTTCCTAATCCTTCAAAAACATAAAGTTCTTTTACTTTTCCTTTTACAACTTTTCCATCTGCCTGAGCAAGACCGATCCATTGAGATTCTT
This genomic window from Chryseobacterium sp. MEBOG06 contains:
- a CDS encoding helix-turn-helix domain-containing protein, which translates into the protein MEKIAHTSLEDFYREMASKLGQDLESIFPKGLHKDIGHFNVFDIAQTIEKAKSTSEMPYNRRRYYKISFIKGKNRAEYADKVISIRQNALLFATPKVPYHWIPEDPEQSGSFCVFTEDFFIKDKSYYNLEDLPIFQPGGVPVFEIDDELAEEIEYLFKKIKKEISSDYIFKYDLIRNYVLELIHYGQKLQPATKISALNDASMRVVSLFIELLERQFPIESSEQRLQLKTAKDYADRLAVHVNYLNKKLKDNTGKTTTELISDRIIQEAKILLRQTKWNVSEISYALGFEEIAHFSNFFKRKTSFTPLEFRS
- the ychF gene encoding redox-regulated ATPase YchF; translation: MKCGIVGLPNVGKSTLFNCLSNAKAQSANYPFCTIEPNLGTVSVPDERLFELEKIVKPERVLPAVVEIVDIAGLVKGASKGEGLGNQFLANIRECEAIVHVLRCFDNGNIIHVEGSVDPLRDKEIIDIELQLKDLETVGKAVEKAKKFIKSGKKEDILTFETLQNLQKFLEDGKNAREFATDDFTKSIIGEVQLLTNKPVLYVCNVDENSIKNGNDWIGKIEEMAQNEGAEVVVLAAQIEADINELETFEEREIFLEELGLKEPGVNRLIRKAYDLLKLQTYFTAGVKEVRAWTIGQGWTAPQAAGVIHTDFEKGFIRAEVIKYEDYLHYGSEVKIKEAGKLSVEGKEYIVQDGDIMHFRFNV
- a CDS encoding SDR family NAD(P)-dependent oxidoreductase, whose product is MNTKTKIALVTGGSRGLGKNSALKIAQKGLDVIITYRSNKDEAEAVVNEIRAIGRNAAAFQLDTKDIKNFDPFVKEVTDHLQQNTGSTHIDYLINNAGTALYSPITEVTEEQLDDVVDIHFKGVFFLTQKFLPFINDGGGIVNISSGLARFATPGSSIYGSVKAGVEMLTKYMAKELGARRIKANVVAPGAIETDFGGGRVRDNEEINAMVAGATALGRVGLPDDIGGVVAFLCTEDARWINGQRIEVSGGMFL
- the typA gene encoding translational GTPase TypA, with the protein product MQNIRNIAIIAHVDHGKTTLVDKIIHATNIFRENQESGELIMDNNDLERERGITILSKNISVTYKDTKINVIDTPGHADFGGEVERVLKMADGVILLVDAFEGPMPQTRFVLQKALELGLRPLVVINKVDKPNCRPDEVHDKVFDLFFNLEATEEQLDFPTFYGSSKQGWFNTSLEQTEDIMPLLDGILQYVPEPKVTEGNLQMQITSLDFSSFLGRIAIGKVTRGELKESQWIGLAQADGKVVKGKVKELYVFEGLGKKKVTEVQAGDICAVVGFDAFQIGDSFVDLENPEPLERTAIDEPTLNMTFSINNSPFFGKDGKYVTSNHLKERLYKELEKNLALRVQQTDDANTFLVFGRGILHLSVLIETMRREGYEMTIGQPQVILREIDGEKCEPYESLVVDVPEEYASRVIDLATQRKGDLHIMETKGEMQHMEFEIPSRGLIGLRSQMLTATAGEAIMAHRFTEYKPFKGAIPGRNNGVLISKTQGPATEYSIAKLQDRGKFFVDPGEEIYAGMVIGEQNKPGDLVVNIVEAKQLNNMRASGKDKDTGVAPKILFSLEECMEYIQADEAIEVTPNFIRMRKKLLSEEERKRVERGAKA
- a CDS encoding ferritin, producing the protein MNTKRLSTSIEKALSDQMNKEIHASHIFLSYGIWADDKGYQGIANFLYRHAQEERNHSIKFMEYILNRGGKPKVNAIPAPPADPKTLTACFDGVFKHEVDNTTAIYKIVDLSMEEKDWATWNFMQWFVQEQIEEETLAQSLIDKLKIAGGDRATDESLFTLDKTLQSTPNDVPLAQQATGSNP
- a CDS encoding glycoside hydrolase family 10 protein, yielding MKMNTLKLIVLSGVLASFTACSTQNNAVKANTPSKSTTKSNNNISAPKPPVATTKPVMPPAEDTFRTNLPEIKREFRGAWIASVANINWPSRNDLTVEQQKAEAVNMLDILKNNNFNAAIFQIRPSADALYTSNIEPWSYFLTGETGAAPSPNYDPLQFWIEEAHKRGLELHVWLNPYRAHHTNGGSVNKLSMANKLSDIVVRLKNGMYWFDPANPKTQGHVSNVVKDIVKRYDIDAVHFDDYFYPYAAYNKGADFPDNATWNAYVGSGGTLSRADWRRDNVNKFVERIYKEIHAEKNNVKFGISPFGIWKPGYPAGVVGSSQYDELYADAKLWLNKGWVDYFSPQLYWPIDSKGQNFEALLSWWQSENTMNRHLWPGLNTVEIKVSDRPSEIKNQIEVSRKILKNDAGEIHWSIAGLTKNPNMLPALKNGPYNEKALIPKSPWIKTVPLQTPTLFITDNGSFAQTNWSIKNAADVFQWVLFTQYNGVWQTEILTLDNLSKDIPKFKDGKKLNAVAIKAIDRLGNESDYTARKIK